The following coding sequences lie in one Spinacia oleracea cultivar Varoflay chromosome 1, BTI_SOV_V1, whole genome shotgun sequence genomic window:
- the LOC110793353 gene encoding eukaryotic translation initiation factor 4B1 has product MSKPWGGVGSWAAEAEREEAEERENAATATAAAAKTNTQSFPSLREAVTAKPKKKKMTLSEFASYGSKGTQVSSGSTRLTPDEMLQLPTAPKPRADDDFSGSRLGGGFSSYGDDRRNQRRGFDDDRRQKGRDFDAMPPPPSRADEVDNWASMKKPVSMMDSGRGGFSSGGGGGGGGSRYGDLGGGSRADEVDNWSFGKKPQPPPSMGGGGGGGGGGGRSSSFGSGFRDSGSDWRRGGGDLGGERELGRTRLVLAPPSARNGENVAKPVTEETTASKANPFGAARPREDVLAEKGLDWKKLDSEIEAKKGVTSGSTSGSRPTSSQGSRPASSQSNRGSESLGGGGGGGVEVKPRAKVNPFGDAKPRELLLEQKGLDWRKIDLELDHRRVDRSETEEEKALKEEIENLRKELEKESGNGVPHQESEGEQTSLPDLIKSKESDLEALIRELDDKVRFGQKAVERPGSRHGSRPSSGAGRFTSYPERPPSQSGSVDNGRVPEAMDRPRSRGTGDVWTRPGEDRRGSFQGGRDRGGFLGNRDFDRSMSRDRW; this is encoded by the exons ATGTCGAAACCTTGGGGTGGTGTCGGCTCTTGGGCCGCCGAAGCCGAACGAGAAGAAgccgaggagagagaaaatgcagCCACCGCAACCGCAGCCGCCGCCAAAACAAACACCCAGAGCTTCCCGTCTCTCAGAGAAGCTGTCACAGCAAAACCAAAGAAGAAAAAGATGACACTCTCTGAGTTTGCTTCTTACGGGTCAAAGGGGACCCAGGTTTCTTCCGGATCTACCCGTTTAACCCCTGACGAAATGCTCCAGTTGCCTACTGCTCCAAAGCCACGCGCCGACGATGATTTTTCTGGGTCGCGTCTCGGAGGTGGGTTTTCTAGCTATGGTGATGATCGGAGAAACCAACGTCGTGGGTTCGATGATGATAGGAGACAGAAAGGAAGGGATTTTGATGCGATGCCGCCTCCGCCTTCTAGGGCTGATGAGGTTGATAATTGGGCTTCTATGAAGAAGCCAGTTTCAATGATGGATAGTGGAAGAGGTGGATTTAGTAGTggtggtgggggtggtggtggtggttcaagGTATGGGGATTTGGGAGGTGGGTCTAGGGCTGATGAGGTTGACAATTGGAGCTTCGGGAAAAAGCCACAACCGCCGCCCAGCATGGGCGGcggcggaggaggaggaggaggaggagggagATCGAGTTCATTTGGTTCTGGTTTTCGTGATTCGGGTTCGGATTGGAGGAGGGGAGGTGGTGATTTGGGTggagagagagaattagggagGACTAGATTGGTGTTAGCTCCTCCATCAGCAAGAAACGGTGAAAATGTGGCAAAACCGGTGACTGAGGAAACAACAGCTAGTAAGGCAAACCCGTTTGGGGCGGCGAGGCCCAGAGAGGATGTGTTGGCTGAGAAGGGTTTGGATTGGAAGAAATTGGATTCTGAAATTGAGGCTAAAAAGGGGGTAACTAGTGGGAGTACTAGTGGTAGTAGGCCCACAAGTTCACAGGGAAGTCGGCCCGCTAGCTCACAAAGTAACCGCGGGTCGGAGAGtttaggtggtggtggtggtggtggtgtggaGGTGAAGCCTAGAGCCAAGGTGAATCCTTTTGGGGATGCTAAACCTAGGGAGCTTTTGTTGGAACAGAAAGGTTTGGATTGGAGGAAGATTGATCTTGAGTTAGATCATCGTCGAGTTGATAG GTCTGAGACGGAGGAAGAAAAGGCTTTGAAGGAAGAAATTGAGAATCTAAGGAAGGAACTCGAGAAAGAATCTGGTAATGGTGTTCCCCACCAGGAGTCTGAAGGTGAACAAACTAGTTTACCTGATCTTATAAAGAGCAAAGAGAGTGATTTGGAAGCTCTGATTAGGGAATTGGATGACAAGGTTCGGTTTGGTCAGAAAGCAGTGGAAAGGCCAGGCTCGAGGCATGGCTCTAGGCCAAGTTCTGGAGCTGGGAGATTTACTAGTTATCCAGAGAGACCTCCCTCTCAGTCTGGATCTGTTGATAATGGCCGAGTTCCGGAAGCGATGGACAGGCCCCGGTCACGCGGAACAGGAGATGTATGGACAAGACCAGGAGAAGATAGAAGAGGAAGTTTCCAAGGTGGTAGAGATAGAggagggttcctgggaaatagaGACTTTGACAG GTCTATGTCAAGAGATAGATGGTGA
- the LOC110793361 gene encoding sufE-like protein 2, chloroplastic isoform X1: MSFTTKIPALPPSICPCSSPSSSNFINPPPISSLLTLKPLNFTNFPVKFSNLGQNPISKFTSFCQLNPYPDEKHGIPPISSPGLVSLRLSRLVSEFRSLPEPIDRVKRLLDYAMVLPQLGELTRSPENRVPGCAAQVWLEVVVDEVGRMRFGADSDSEITKGFCSCLIFLLDGAFPEDVLKVKAEDLTDMNVGLPVRSRVNSWNNVLINIQERTKSFLVEKDQEECQLDSLNMNTILPLVVPADSISAKDIWKEDND; the protein is encoded by the exons ATGTCATTCACCACCAAAATTCCAGCTTTACCCCCATCCATTTGCCCTTGTTCTTCCCCAAGCTCTTCCAATTTCATCAACCCACCTCCCATATCCTCTCTGTTGACCCTTAAACCCCTCAATTTCACCAATTTTCCTGTCAAATTTTCGAATTTAGGTCAAAACCCCATCTCTAAATTCACCTCATTTTGTCAATTGAATCCATACCCAGATGAGAAACATGGAATTCCCCCCATTTCGTCACCTGGGCTTGTTTCTTTGAGGCTTTCGAGGTTGGTTTCCGAGTTCCGGTCGCTTCCGGAACCCATAGATAGGGTTAAGAGGCTTCTTGATTACGCCATGGTTCTCCCTCAACTCGGTGAGTTGACTAGGTCGCCGGAGAACCGAGTCCCTGGTTGCGCCGCCCAGGTTTGGCTAGAAGTGGTGGTTGATGAGGTGGGGAGAATGAGATTTGGGGCTGATAGTGATTCGGAGATTACCAAAGGGTTTTGTTCTTGTCTCATCTTTTTGCTTGATGGTGCTTTTCCTGAGGATGTATTGAAG GTGAAAGCAGAGGACTTGACAGACATGAACGTGGGACTCCCTGTTCGTTCGAGAGTGAATAGTTGGAACAATGTGTTAATCAATATTCAGGAGAGAACTAAGAGTTTCCTTGTGGAGAAAGATCAGGAAGAATGCCAATTGGATTCATTGAATATGAATACTATTCTACCTTTGGTTGTTCCTGCTGATAGTATTAGTGCTAAAG ATATCTGGAAGGAAGATAATGACTAA
- the LOC110793361 gene encoding sufE-like protein 2, chloroplastic isoform X2, which yields MSFTTKIPALPPSICPCSSPSSSNFINPPPISSLLTLKPLNFTNFPVKFSNLGQNPISKFTSFCQLNPYPDEKHGIPPISSPGLVSLRLSRLVSEFRSLPEPIDRVKRLLDYAMVLPQLGELTRSPENRVPGCAAQVWLEVVVDEVGRMRFGADSDSEITKGFCSCLIFLLDGAFPEDVLKVKAEDLTDMNVGLPVRSRVNSWNNVLINIQERTKSFLVEKDQEECQLDSLNMNTILPLVVPADSISAKDEVCANC from the exons ATGTCATTCACCACCAAAATTCCAGCTTTACCCCCATCCATTTGCCCTTGTTCTTCCCCAAGCTCTTCCAATTTCATCAACCCACCTCCCATATCCTCTCTGTTGACCCTTAAACCCCTCAATTTCACCAATTTTCCTGTCAAATTTTCGAATTTAGGTCAAAACCCCATCTCTAAATTCACCTCATTTTGTCAATTGAATCCATACCCAGATGAGAAACATGGAATTCCCCCCATTTCGTCACCTGGGCTTGTTTCTTTGAGGCTTTCGAGGTTGGTTTCCGAGTTCCGGTCGCTTCCGGAACCCATAGATAGGGTTAAGAGGCTTCTTGATTACGCCATGGTTCTCCCTCAACTCGGTGAGTTGACTAGGTCGCCGGAGAACCGAGTCCCTGGTTGCGCCGCCCAGGTTTGGCTAGAAGTGGTGGTTGATGAGGTGGGGAGAATGAGATTTGGGGCTGATAGTGATTCGGAGATTACCAAAGGGTTTTGTTCTTGTCTCATCTTTTTGCTTGATGGTGCTTTTCCTGAGGATGTATTGAAG GTGAAAGCAGAGGACTTGACAGACATGAACGTGGGACTCCCTGTTCGTTCGAGAGTGAATAGTTGGAACAATGTGTTAATCAATATTCAGGAGAGAACTAAGAGTTTCCTTGTGGAGAAAGATCAGGAAGAATGCCAATTGGATTCATTGAATATGAATACTATTCTACCTTTGGTTGTTCCTGCTGATAGTATTAGTGCTAAAG ACGAGGTTTGTGCTAACTGTTAA